Proteins encoded in a region of the Populus nigra chromosome 3, ddPopNigr1.1, whole genome shotgun sequence genome:
- the LOC133688791 gene encoding LOW QUALITY PROTEIN: fructose-1,6-bisphosphatase, chloroplastic-like (The sequence of the model RefSeq protein was modified relative to this genomic sequence to represent the inferred CDS: deleted 1 base in 1 codon; substituted 1 base at 1 genomic stop codon) — MVAQAAAMTTSSSHLLFTSSRSLSRLSPFQLCVFDSKTLVSYPNITITSRKIKHGGGGGGLECMAVNTASKAETKKSRFEIQTLTGWLLNQEQAGVIDAELTIVISSISMACKQIASLVQRASISNLTGVQGAVNVQGEDQKKLNVVSNEVFSSCLRSSGRTGIIASEEEDVPVAVEESYSGNYIVVFDPLDGSSNIDVAVSTGSIFWIYSPNDECLADIGDDPALDQSEQKCVVNVCQPGDNLLAAGYCMYSSSVIFVLTIGKGVFAFTLNPMYGEFVLTQENIRIPKAGKIYAFNEGNYELWDDNLKKYIDDLKDPGPSGKPYSAXYIGSLVGDFHRTLLYGGIYGYPRDKRSKNGKLRLLYECAPMSFIVEQAGGKGSDGRQRVLDITPAEIHQRVPLYIGSVEEVEKLEKYLA; from the exons ATGGTTGCTCAAGCAGCAGCAATGACAACTTCATCATCACATCTTCTCTTCACAAGCTCACGTTCTCTTTCCCGCCTATCTCCTTTCCAGTTATGTGTCTTTGACTCAAAAACACTCGTGTCATACCCCAACATCACTATTAct tcaagaaaaattaaacatggtggaggtggtggtgggcTTGAGTGCATGGCTGTCAACACAGCCTCTAAGGCTGAGACAAAGAAGAGTAGGTTTGAGATTCAAACACTCACTGGTTGGCTGCTGAATCAAGAACAAGCGGGTGTTATTGATGCTGAACTCACTATTGTGATTTCTAGCATTTCAATGGCATGTAAGCAGATTGCTTCTTTGGTTCAAAGAGCCAGCATTTCTAACTTAACTGGAGTTCAAGGAGCTGTTAATGTTCAAGGAGAAGACCAAAAGAAGCTTAACGTGGTCTCTAATGAG GTGTTCTCTAGCTGCTTGAGATCAAGTGGGCGCACAGGTATCATAGCATCAGAGGAAGAGGATGTGCCAGTGGCAGTGGAGGAGAGTTACTCTGGAAACTATATAGTGGTTTTTGACCCACTTGATGGATCCTCCAACATTGATGTTGCAGTGTCTACAGGTTCTATCTTCTGGATATACAGCCCAAATGATGAGTGTCTTGCTGATATTGGAGATGATCCCGCT CTTGACCAGTCGGAACAGAAGTGTGTTGTGAATGTTTGCCAGCCAGGAGATAACCTTCTTGCTGCTGGCTACTGCATGTATTCAAGCTCAGTGATTTTTGTGCTCACTATTGGAAAAGGCGTGTTCGCTTTCACCTTGAATCCAATGTATGGAGAATTTGTTTTAACTCAAGAAAATATCCGGATTCCAAAAGCTGGAAAGATTTATGCATTTAATGAAGGAAACTACGAATTATGGGATGACAATTTGAAGAAGTACATCGATGACCTTAAAGACCCTGGTCCGAGTGGCAAGCCCTACTCTGCTTGATACATTGGAAGCTTGGTTGGCGACTTCCATCGGACGCTGCTGTATGGTGGCATTTATGGGTACCCCAGAGACAAAAGGAGCAAGAATGGGAAGCTGAGGCTTTTGTATGAGTGTGCACCGATGAGCTTTATAGTGGAACAAGCTGGCGGGAAAGGTTCAGATGGGCGTCAGAGAGTGTTGGATATCACACCTGCTGAG ATACACCAGCGCGTTCCGCTTTACATTGGGAGCGTGGAGGAAGTGGAGAAATTAGAGAAGTATTTAGcttga